From one Ictalurus punctatus breed USDA103 chromosome 20, Coco_2.0, whole genome shotgun sequence genomic stretch:
- the bambib gene encoding BMP and activin membrane-bound inhibitor homolog (Xenopus laevis) b, giving the protein MERLVYIWLQLELWAMAVLLTRGEIRCYCDSPHCVATGYMCKSELNACFTRVLDPQSSKSPLSHGCYEPGLVGNGGSACRSEATQDALRPAALECCHEDMCNYRGPQDLTYGRGESTDHRSRPQAEGGRQVIARVQEMPSSKEVWFRAAVIAVPIAGGLVLVLLITLALRMLRGENQRLRQQRREMLSRLHYGFHGQHLSKSRGTKLDLECMMPLGGHENCCLTCDKIRQSDPSSQRLLSLVHWGRHGPRGKLELV; this is encoded by the exons ATGGAGCGCCTGGTTTACATCTGGCtgcagctggagctctgggccATGGCTGTGCTCTTAACCAGAG GAGAAATCCGGTGTTATTGTGACTCGCCCCACTGTGTGGCTACCGGTTACATGTGCAAGTCGGAGCTTAACGCCTGCTTCACACGCGTCTTAGATCCCCAAAGCTCCAAATCTCCACTCTCGCACGGCTGTTACGAGCCCGGGCTCGTGGGAAACGGAGGGAGCGCGTGCCGATCCGAGGCTACCCAGGACGCCCTGCGCCCTGCCGCGCTCGAGTGCTGTCACGAGGATATGTGCAATTACAGAGGGCCACAGGATCTCACCTACGGCCGGGGAGAAAGCACGG ATCATCGGAGTCGTCCTCAGGCTGAAGGCGGCCGTCAGGTAATCGCCCGCGTGCAGGAGATGCCCTCGTCCAAGGAAGTGTGGTTCCGCGCCGCCGTCATCGCCGTGCCCATCGCCGGCGGcctcgtcctcgtcctcctcaTCACGCTGGCTCTGCGGATGCTGCGCGGCGAGAACCAGCGCCTGAGACAGCAGCGACGCGAGATGCTCTCTCGCCTCCACTACGGCTTCCACGGGCAGCATCTCTCCAAAAGCCGCGGCACCAAACTCGACCTGGAGTGCATGATGCCTCTGGGAGGACACGAGAACTGCTGTCTGACCTGCGATAAGATCAGACAGTCTGATCCGAGCAGCCAGAGACTCTTATCGCTGGTGCACTGGGGACGGCACGGCCCGAGAGGCAAGCTGGAGTTGGTCTGA